The following nucleotide sequence is from Sphingomonas panacisoli.
CTACACCATCCCCGCCGGGACCAGCGTCGGTGTCGGTATCGCCTGGACGCATCGCATGCCCGACATCTGGCCGGAGCCGGACAAGTTCGATCCGCTGCGCTTCACGCCCGAGGCGTCGAAGGGCCGCCATCGCTTCGCCTGGGTACCCTTCGGCGGCGGTGCCCACATGTGCATCGGGCTGCATTTCGCGGTGATGCAGATGAAGCTGCTGATGGCGAATTTGTTGTCGCGCTATCGGATCGAGGCGGATCCCAGCGCGGGCGACAAATGGCAGGTTTTCCCTATCCCGCGGCCGAAGGACGGGCTTCCGGTGCGGATCGTGCCGATCGTCTAACCGTGCGCGACCCGCGCGATGATGTCGGCGTAGATGTCGGTCAACGTCTCGAGGTCGGCGATCGCCACCGCCTCGTCGGTCTTGTGCATCGTCGCATTGACCAGGCCGAATTCGACCGTGGGGCAGAGTTGCGACAGGAACCGCGCATCGCTGGTGCCGCCGGTGGTGGACAAAGCAGGGGTCACGCCCGTGACCGCCGCGATCGCATCCGCCACGAGGGTCGAGAGCGGCCCCGGCTCGGTCAGGAACGCCTCGCCCGAAATCCGCGCGATCACCGTCGCCTCGGGAGCGTGGAGCGCCACGGTGCGCTCGATCAGATCGACCAGATCCTCGCCACGTTGCTCGTCGTTGAAGCGGATCGACAGCCGCGCCGACGCCTTGGCCGGGATGACGTTGGTCGCGGGGTTGCCGACGGTCACGTCGGTCACCTCTATGTTCGACGGCTGAAACCAGTCGTTGCCGTGATCGAGCACGATCGCGTCGATCGCCGCCAGCGCTGCGACCAGCTTCGGGATCGGATTGTCGACGAGTTGGGGGTAGGCGACGTGGCCTTGCTTGCCCGGGACGTCGATCCAGAGGTTGACCGACCCGCGCCGGCCGATCTTGATCGTGTCGCCGAGCCTTTGGTCGGAGGTCGGTTCGCCGACCAGGCATAGATCGGGCCTCAACCCGCGCTCCGCCATCCGGTCGATGATCGCGCGCGTGCCATAGATCGCCGGCCCTTCCTCGTCGCCCGTGATCAGCAGGCTGAGCGTCGGGCCTTCCACCCGCGCCGCGGCGGCGGTGAAGGCGGCGATCGCGCCCTTCATGTCCACCGCGCCTCGCCCGTGGAGCAAGTCGCCACGCACTTCGGGCGCGAACGCCCCGCTGGTCCAGCCGTCGCCCGGCGGCACGACGTCGAGATGCCCGGCAAAGGCAAGGTGCGTTCTCGTCCCTGGACGCAACGCGATCATGTTCTCGACCGGTCCGTCGGGTTCCTCGCCGACCGTGAAGCGGTCGATCTCGAACCCCGCGACCGCTAGCGTCTGCGCGAGTACGTCGAACACTTCGCCACGCGCGGGCGTCACGCTTTCGGCGGCGATCAGCGCCTTGGTCAGATCGACGACTTGGGGCAAGATGCACTCCCGTAAAGCAACGGAGACGGCATTGCCCAAGCTCGATCTCGATACAATCCCGCAGTCGAACGCGACCGGCTATCCGCCGGAATACGCCACGGTGGTGCGTGAACGCTGGTATCGCCGCCTCGCGCCGCCGGGCGGCGTGAGCGACTTCGGGTTTAGCCACGTCACGCTCAAGCCCGGTGCCTGGTCGGCGCAGCGCCACTGGCACGAGGGCGAGGACGAAGCCGTCATCATGCTGGCCGGCGAGGCAGTGCTGGTCGACAATGATGGCGAGCATGTCATGCGCCCGGGCGATATTGCCGCCTTCCCCAAGAACGACGGGAACGGCCATGTCCTGCAGAACCGGTCGGACAAGGATTGCGTGTTCGTCGCGATCGGCGGGACGGGCGTCAGCGACTGTCATTACCCCGATATCGACATGCACCTCTACGCCAGCGTCGGGGAACAACGCCGCAAGGATGGCAGCAGGTTTTAGTGCGTTTCAGTCCGCCGTTCGCCCTGAGCTTGTCGAAGGGCGTGTCCCGGCCACGTACTTCGACAAGCTCAGTACGAACGGACTTGGGATTTATTCGGCAGCTTGCTCGAACTTCTCGATCACCCATTCCTCCTCCTGCGCGGCGGCGATCCAATCCTGCATGAAGGGGTGGTTGAGCACGCGCTCGACATACGGCACCGCGAAGCGCGCGACGGGCAGCTGATAGGTTACGATCCGCGTGCAGACCGGCGCGAACATGATGTCGACCGCGCCGAAATCGCCGAACAGGAAATCGCCGTCGCCCGCGAACCGCGCGCGCGCCTGCGCCCAGATCTCCATCAGTCGGGTCAATTCCTCCAGCACGTCGTCGTCGGGCTTTTGCGCCGGATAGACCTGGCGGATGTTCATCGTGTGCTTGGCGCGCAGGTTCTGGAAGCCGGAATGCATCTCCGCCGCCATCGATCGTGCCATCGCGCGTGCGGCTTCGTCGGTCGGCCAGAATTTGGCGTTGCCGGTGCGTTCGTTGAGGAAATCGATGATCGCTAGGCTGTCCCACACGACGACGTCGCCGTCCCACAGGATCGGCACCTTTCCCGATGACGGGGCGAACTCGTCGCCCTGGCGGCGCTTGTCCCAATCGTCGTCGTAGAGCGGCACGACGACTTCCTCGAACGGCAACTCCGACTGCTTGCACGCGAGCCAGCCGCGCAGCGACCAGGACGAATAGGCTTTATTGCCGATGATGAGCTTGAGCATGCCCGCGGGGTAAAGATCATCGCGCCGGCGGGCAACCGGCGTGTCGCGCGGTCGGATAGCGGCGGCTTATTTGGCCGGCTTGTCCTTGCGCCGGTCCTTCACGCGGCGTTCGGGACCCCCATAATCGGGATCGCTATCCTGCCGCCGATCCTTCTCGCTGCGCTGGTCGGCCTGCTCGTTCGGGTTCTTGTCCATGACGGTTCCCCCCCAATATGCGAAGGCATGATGACAGAATTTCAAACGCTTGGCTTGGTCAAATCCGACACGCATGGTCGTTCGATTGACTTGAGCGCCGTGTCATGATGCATCGTCAGCATGAAGACGATCACCGGCCTTTTGCTCGCCACGTCGCTCGCGGCCTCGCCCGCCGCCGCCAAGCAATATCCGCCGCGCGACGATTGTGTCGCGGATGCGTCGTTCGTGGCGTTCCGGACGTCGCTGGCGGATATCGTCAAGCGCAAGGACGCCAAGGCGCTGCTGGCGGTCGTCGCGCCCGATATCGAATGGAGCTTCGGTGATCCGCATGGTCGAGCGGGGTTCGCCAAGGAGTGGAAGCTCGCCGCTCCGGCGACGTCGGGCCTGTGGGAAGAACTCGGCCGCATGCTGGCGCGGGGGTGCTCGCTGAAGGACGGCGAGGCGAGCGCACCCTATTGGTATCAGAACGGTCCGAGCGGCGAACTCGCCGACATCGCGTTGATCAACGGCGAACGCGTGAACATCCGCGAGGCACCGTCCAAGACCGCCAAGGTGGTCCGTACCGCCGACTGGGAGAGCGTGACGATCGGCGACGAAGCAAAGGACTGGACCAAGGTGACGTTCGAGGACGGTACCGCCGGCTATGTCGCCAACGATTTCCTGTGGAGCGGCTACAGCTACCGCGCGCTGTTCGACAAGCGCGGCGGCAAGTGGCTGATGACGGCGTTCATCGCCGGCGACTGATCGGTCCTAGAGAGTCGGGTTGATCAGATATTTCTCGCCCGTCGCCTTGCGCTGCCAGCCGCGGATCGTGTCGGGCTGGATCGCCTGGTCGAGCGAGATTTCGGACGTGTAGCCGCTCGCGAAGGTCGTCAGGATCTCGTCGGCGACCCGCTTGCGCAGCCGGGCGATAACCTCCGGGCCTGCCTTCATCAGGAACGGCGTCAGCAGGAATCCGCCGACACCCCAGGCAAAGCCCATGTTCGGCGCGAGCGTGGTCGGGGATAAGTCGAGCCGGCCGTAGATGTAGACCTGCTTGTGCACCGGCGAACCATAGCCACCAGCGGGCGGCGTCTTCTTGACCAGCGCCGCTTCCATCGCACCCAGGATATGCCCCGCGAGCGGCCCGCCGCCGACCGCGTCGAACGCGATCGTCGCGCCGGTTTCGAACAGCACATCGGTCAGGTGCGCACGGAAATCGGGCGAGGACGAATCGACCACATACTTCGCGCCGATATCGGTCAGGATCTTGGCCTGTTCATCGTTGCGGACGATGTTCACCAGATCGACGCCGTCGGCGATGCAGACCTTGTTGAGCATCTGGCCCAGGTTCGACGCCGCGGCGGTATGGACGAGCGCGGTATGCCCCTCCATTTTCATCGTCTCGACCATGCCGAGCGCGGTCAGCGGATTGACGAATGCTGAGGCGCCCTGTGCCGGGGTGACGCCCTCGCCATATTCCAGCAGCGCGGACAGCGGCACCTTGCGATAC
It contains:
- a CDS encoding SH3 domain-containing protein, with product MKTITGLLLATSLAASPAAAKQYPPRDDCVADASFVAFRTSLADIVKRKDAKALLAVVAPDIEWSFGDPHGRAGFAKEWKLAAPATSGLWEELGRMLARGCSLKDGEASAPYWYQNGPSGELADIALINGERVNIREAPSKTAKVVRTADWESVTIGDEAKDWTKVTFEDGTAGYVANDFLWSGYSYRALFDKRGGKWLMTAFIAGD
- a CDS encoding cupin domain-containing protein, whose product is MPKLDLDTIPQSNATGYPPEYATVVRERWYRRLAPPGGVSDFGFSHVTLKPGAWSAQRHWHEGEDEAVIMLAGEAVLVDNDGEHVMRPGDIAAFPKNDGNGHVLQNRSDKDCVFVAIGGTGVSDCHYPDIDMHLYASVGEQRRKDGSRF
- a CDS encoding glutathione S-transferase family protein, with the translated sequence MLKLIIGNKAYSSWSLRGWLACKQSELPFEEVVVPLYDDDWDKRRQGDEFAPSSGKVPILWDGDVVVWDSLAIIDFLNERTGNAKFWPTDEAARAMARSMAAEMHSGFQNLRAKHTMNIRQVYPAQKPDDDVLEELTRLMEIWAQARARFAGDGDFLFGDFGAVDIMFAPVCTRIVTYQLPVARFAVPYVERVLNHPFMQDWIAAAQEEEWVIEKFEQAAE
- the dapE gene encoding succinyl-diaminopimelate desuccinylase, producing MPQVVDLTKALIAAESVTPARGEVFDVLAQTLAVAGFEIDRFTVGEEPDGPVENMIALRPGTRTHLAFAGHLDVVPPGDGWTSGAFAPEVRGDLLHGRGAVDMKGAIAAFTAAAARVEGPTLSLLITGDEEGPAIYGTRAIIDRMAERGLRPDLCLVGEPTSDQRLGDTIKIGRRGSVNLWIDVPGKQGHVAYPQLVDNPIPKLVAALAAIDAIVLDHGNDWFQPSNIEVTDVTVGNPATNVIPAKASARLSIRFNDEQRGEDLVDLIERTVALHAPEATVIARISGEAFLTEPGPLSTLVADAIAAVTGVTPALSTTGGTSDARFLSQLCPTVEFGLVNATMHKTDEAVAIADLETLTDIYADIIARVAHG
- a CDS encoding zinc-binding dehydrogenase, which produces MTIPAKARELRSLITDGKLELSIQDVDVSAPGAGEVVVRIEAAPINPSDQPLLLGPADLSTLASDGGTTTAAIPEAMASMVAARNGKSLAAGNEGAGIVVAAGDGAEHLIGKTVAVLGGAMYTQYRKVPLSALLEYGEGVTPAQGASAFVNPLTALGMVETMKMEGHTALVHTAAASNLGQMLNKVCIADGVDLVNIVRNDEQAKILTDIGAKYVVDSSSPDFRAHLTDVLFETGATIAFDAVGGGPLAGHILGAMEAALVKKTPPAGGYGSPVHKQVYIYGRLDLSPTTLAPNMGFAWGVGGFLLTPFLMKAGPEVIARLRKRVADEILTTFASGYTSEISLDQAIQPDTIRGWQRKATGEKYLINPTL